One Lepisosteus oculatus isolate fLepOcu1 chromosome 4, fLepOcu1.hap2, whole genome shotgun sequence genomic window, cactgtattattattattgagagacaggctcactgtctgttcctcaggctgggacaggagatcacacactgtattattattattattattattattattattattattattgagagaagctcagggggctctgttttgggctcagctcttggctcagcagggtcttgtggtggtaggagtTTTAGTCACTGtgttttaggtgtagccaatactttaatactccaatgggttggattacactttcaaatatttgcaaccagattcttgttggtgggttgatgttgaaaagtctccttcttattgcgtagaaactcccggaagagctgatggtgagaccgagatatgtgtagctggatgtgtgctccaatgtgttgttgttcagtgtgaatttgtacctgtttccctgaggtctggctttcttctggaaaaccataactctggtcttgtccagattgactgtcagtacccaggtctgacagtcctgctccagcagtgccaggctgtctcctgtgtgtgtgattCCCTCTCTGTGGACAGGctgtctcctgtgtgtgtggttcCCTCTCTGTGGACAGGctgtctcctgtgtgtgtggttcCCTCTCTGTGGACAGGCTGTTCTCATGTCTCTTCTTTCTCCAGGACGTCTTTCTTATGATCCGGCGTCACAAGACGACCATCTTCACCGACGCCAAGGAGTCGACCACAGTGTACGACCTCAAGCGCATCGTGGAGGGGATCCTGAAGAGGGCGCCGGAGGACCAGAGGCTCTTCAAGGTGTgcagggggaggagaggaggcaggagcTGGGCAGGTGGAGCGCTGTTGGTCTGTTTTAACCCCTCGTCTCCCTGCAGGATGACCAGCTGTTGGACGACAACAAGACTCTGGGAGACTGTGGGTTCACCAACCAGACAGCTCGACCCCAGGCTCCTGCTACTGTGGGCCTGGCCTTCAGAGTCAGCggtgagtcagtgtgtctgtatgaaccctcctctctctcagagcagtgttaatgtactggagtgtccagtcagtgtgtctgtattaacccctctctctcagtgcagtgttaatgtactggagtgtccagtcagtgtgtctgtatgaacccctctctctctcagtgcagtgttaatgtactggagtgtccagtcagtgtgtgtgtattaacccctctctctcagtgcagtgttaatgtactggagtgtccagtcagtgtgtgtgtattaacccctctctctcagtgcagtgttaatgtactggagtgtccagtcagtgtgtgtgtattaacccctctctctctcagtgcagtgttcatgtactggagtgtccagtcagtgtgtctgtattaacccctctctctcagtgcagtgttcatgtactggagtgtccagtcagtgtgtgtattaacccctctctctctctcagtgcagtgttaatgtactggagtgtccagtcagtgtgtctgtatgaacccctctctctctctctcactgcagtgttaatgtactggagtgtccagtcagtgtgtgtgtattaacccctctctctctctcactgcagtgttaatgtactggagtgtccagtcagtgtgtgtgtattaacccctctctctctctcagtgcagtgttaatgtactggagtgtccagtcagtgtgtgtgtattaacccctctctctctctcagtgcagtgttaatgtactggagtgtccagtcagtgtgtctgtatgaacccctctctctcagtgcagtgttcatgtactggagtgtccagtcagtgtgtctgtattaacccctctgtctctcagtgcagtgttaatgtactggagtgtccagtcagtgtgtctgtatgaacccctctctctctctctcactgcagtgttaa contains:
- the elob gene encoding elongin-B, translating into MDVFLMIRRHKTTIFTDAKESTTVYDLKRIVEGILKRAPEDQRLFKDDQLLDDNKTLGDCGFTNQTARPQAPATVGLAFRVSDDVFEQLRIDPFSSPPELPDVMKPQDSGSTANEQAVQ